One Acanthopagrus latus isolate v.2019 chromosome 12, fAcaLat1.1, whole genome shotgun sequence genomic region harbors:
- the surf2 gene encoding surfeit locus protein 2 yields the protein MDELPADLRAFLLSHPFLQLTDAKKIKCTLNGHEFPCSLAELQKFTQGKKYEKLSAAADFNYSQYEPHIVPSSKQPNQLFCKLTLRHLNRQPHHVLRHVNGKRFKKALAKYEECAKQGIEYAPARLKQKRPRDSGGEVERGRASKHGNGMWEPTSSDEDHSDSEDSMSDLYPPTIFTVKNPAEENMEGENKGDGEDDDFQTDEEDEMEVDSQVLQKRKKVQGGGFQKKFRNNNWKSGRKKRGKVPNGK from the exons ATGGACGAACTACCCGCGGACCTCAGAGCTTTCCTACTCAGCCACCCTTTCCTTCAGCTTACAGACGCCAAAAAG ATCAAATGCACTCTGAACGGCCACGAGTTTCCCTGCAGCCTGGCCGAGCTGCAGAAGTTCACCCAGGGGAAGAAGTACGAGAAGCTGAGCGCTGCAGCGGACTTCAACTACAGCCAGTATGAGCCGCACATCGTGCCGAGCTCGAAACAACC CAACCAGCTCTTCTGCAAGCTGACCCTCAGACACCTCAACCGCCAGCCGCATCACGTCCTCAGACACGTGAACGGCAAACGCTTCAAGAAAGCCCTCGCCAAAT ATGAAGAGTGCGCAAAGCAGGGGATCGAATACGCCCCGGCCAGACTCAAGCAGAAAAGGCCCAGAGACAGCGGAGGAGAGGTCGAGCGGGGGAGAGCCTCAAAACACGGGAACGGGATGTGGGAACCCACATCCAGTGACGAGGACCACAGCGACTCAGAAGACAGCATGAGCGACCTCTACCCTC CCACCATATTCACTGTAAAAAACCCGGCAGAGGAAAATATGGAGGGTGAAAACAAGGGGGATGGGGAGGACGATGACTTCCaaacagatgaagaggatgaaatGGAGGTGGATAGTCAAGTACTGCAGAAACGCAAGAAG GTCCAAGGAGGCGGTTTTcagaagaaattcagaaacaACAACTGGAAATCGGGACGTAAGAAACGTGGAAAAGTCCCAAATGGGAAGTAA